In Vidua chalybeata isolate OUT-0048 chromosome 5, bVidCha1 merged haplotype, whole genome shotgun sequence, one genomic interval encodes:
- the LOC128788398 gene encoding hematopoietic lineage cell-specific protein-like isoform X3 — protein sequence MWKAVVGHNVSVKVEAQGDDWDTDPDFVNDISEREQRWGAKTIEGSGRAGHIDIHQLRNKVSEEHEVIKKKELETGPKASYGYGGKFGTERDRMDKCAVGHEYVADVGKHSSQTDAAQGFGGKFGVQRDRADKSALGFEYKGEVEKHSSQKDYSKGFGGRYGVERDKVDKAAVGFDYKSQAEKHESQKDYSVGFGGKFGVQRDRQDKNALGWDHQEEVQPHASQRDYAKGFGGRYGVQKDRVDKNAAGFDEMAAPTSSYEKTRPLEAGASSGTSSLRSRFEHMARSAEEESRRQAEEERARRQAREHRLAQQQEIPPREKEHTGTGAAPPAVPAGIPRDAAGDQPVSPGEQQEAKREDEEVPPTLPPRPADLDAELCKVPIQGQPTYNVSLDVGGDYEELPEPSDYCDSTSGGADYEEVPAPLGKLDATYDFGGDGGEDYEVILPQEPRQSHPHLGNTDSAAEGQSPGICAVALYDYQGDGDDEISFDPDDTITHIEMVDEGWWRGQCHGRVGLFPANYVKLLQ from the exons ATGTGGAAAGCAGTTGTGGGACACAACGTGTCAGTGAAAGTGGAGGCTCAGGGAGACGACTGGGACACAGACCCCGATTTCGTG AACGACATCTCCGAGCGGGAGCAGCGCTGGGGAGCCAAAACCATCGAGGGCTCCGGCCGCGCCGGGCACATCGA CATCCATCAGCTGAGGAACAAGGTATCTGAGGAACATGAGGTCATCAAGAAGAAGGAGCTGGAGACTGGCCCCAAGGCATCCTATGGTTATGGGGGCAAATTTGGAACAGAGCGAGACCGAATGGATAAG TGCGCAGTAGGACACGAGTATGTTGCTGATGTTGGGAAGCACTCCTCGCAGACAGATGCAGCCCAGGGGTTTGGTGGCAAGTTTGGAGTCCAGCGGGACCGAGCCGACAAG TCAGCACTGGGCTTTGAATACAAGGGCGAGGTGGAGAAACACTCGTCCCAGAAAG ATTACTCCAAGGGCTTTGGTGGCCGTTACGGAGTGGAAAGGGATAAGGTGGACAAAGCAGCTGTGGGATTTGACTACAAGAGCCAGGCAGAAAAGCATGAATCTCAGAAAG ACTATTCTGTGGGCTTTGGTGGGAAGTTTGGGGTCCAGAGGGATCGTCAGGACAAGAATGCACTTGGCTGGGACCATCAGGAAGAAGTGCAGCCCCACGCATCCCAGAGAG ACTATGCCAAGGGGTTTGGAGGCCGTTATGGGGTCCAGAAGGATAGAGTGGATAAG AATGCTGCTGGCTTTGATGAGATGGcagctcccacctcctcctATGAGAAAACAAGACCCCTGGAGGCAG GAGCCTCCAGTGGCACCAGCAGCCTGCGGTCGCGGTTTGAGCACATGGCCAGGTCggcagaggaggagagcaggaggcaggcagaggaggagcgGGCCAGGCGGCAGGCCCGGGAGCACCggctggctcagcagcag GAAATCCCTCCGAGAGAGAAGGAGCACACTGGGACTGGggcagcccctccagctgtgccagcagggatacccagggatgctgctggggacCAGCCCGTGTCACCAGGAGAACAG CAGGAGGCCAAAAGGGAGGATGAAGAAGTACCACCCACTTTGCCACCAAGGCCAGCAGATCTGGATGCAGAGCTGTGCAAGGTCCCCATCCAGGGTCAGCCCACCTACAATGTAAGTTTGGATGTTGGTGGAGACTAtgaggagctgccagagccctCTGACTACTGTGACAGCACCAGTGGAGGTGCTGACTATGAGGAAGTGCCAGCCCCGTTGGGAAAGCTGGATGCCACCTATGACTTTGGAGGAGATGGAGGTGAAGACTATGAGGTGATCCTTCCTCAGGAGCCCAGACAgagccatccccacctgg GGAACACGGACAGTGctgctgaggggcagagccccgggATCTGCGCAGTGGCTCTCTATGATTACCAAGGAG ATGGTGATGATGAGATTTCTTTTGATCCTGATGACACAATCACACACATTGAGATGGTGGATGAAGGCTGGTGGCGGGGACAGTGCCATGGCAGAGTCGGCCTCTTCCCAGCAAATTATGTGAAGCTTCTGCAGTGA
- the LOC128788398 gene encoding hematopoietic lineage cell-specific protein-like isoform X1: MWKAVVGHNVSVKVEAQGDDWDTDPDFVNDISEREQRWGAKTIEGSGRAGHIDIHQLRNKVSEEHEVIKKKELETGPKASYGYGGKFGTERDRMDKCAVGHEYVADVGKHSSQTDAAQGFGGKFGVQRDRADKSALGFEYKGEVEKHSSQKDYSKGFGGRYGVERDKVDKAAVGFDYKSQAEKHESQKDYSVGFGGKFGVQRDRQDKNALGWDHQEEVQPHASQRDYAKGFGGRYGVQKDRVDKNAAGFDEMAAPTSSYEKTRPLEAGASSGTSSLRSRFEHMARSAEEESRRQAEEERARRQAREHRLAQQQEIPPREKEHTGTGAAPPAVPAGIPRDAAGDQPVSPGEQEAKREDEEVPPTLPPRPADLDAELCKVPIQGQPTYNVSLDVGGDYEELPEPSDYCDSTSGGADYEEVPAPLGKLDATYDFGGDGGEDYEVILPQEPRQSHPHLGNTDSAAEGQSPGICAVALYDYQGDGDDEISFDPDDTITHIEMVDEGWWRGQCHGRVGLFPANYVKLLQ; the protein is encoded by the exons ATGTGGAAAGCAGTTGTGGGACACAACGTGTCAGTGAAAGTGGAGGCTCAGGGAGACGACTGGGACACAGACCCCGATTTCGTG AACGACATCTCCGAGCGGGAGCAGCGCTGGGGAGCCAAAACCATCGAGGGCTCCGGCCGCGCCGGGCACATCGA CATCCATCAGCTGAGGAACAAGGTATCTGAGGAACATGAGGTCATCAAGAAGAAGGAGCTGGAGACTGGCCCCAAGGCATCCTATGGTTATGGGGGCAAATTTGGAACAGAGCGAGACCGAATGGATAAG TGCGCAGTAGGACACGAGTATGTTGCTGATGTTGGGAAGCACTCCTCGCAGACAGATGCAGCCCAGGGGTTTGGTGGCAAGTTTGGAGTCCAGCGGGACCGAGCCGACAAG TCAGCACTGGGCTTTGAATACAAGGGCGAGGTGGAGAAACACTCGTCCCAGAAAG ATTACTCCAAGGGCTTTGGTGGCCGTTACGGAGTGGAAAGGGATAAGGTGGACAAAGCAGCTGTGGGATTTGACTACAAGAGCCAGGCAGAAAAGCATGAATCTCAGAAAG ACTATTCTGTGGGCTTTGGTGGGAAGTTTGGGGTCCAGAGGGATCGTCAGGACAAGAATGCACTTGGCTGGGACCATCAGGAAGAAGTGCAGCCCCACGCATCCCAGAGAG ACTATGCCAAGGGGTTTGGAGGCCGTTATGGGGTCCAGAAGGATAGAGTGGATAAG AATGCTGCTGGCTTTGATGAGATGGcagctcccacctcctcctATGAGAAAACAAGACCCCTGGAGGCAG GAGCCTCCAGTGGCACCAGCAGCCTGCGGTCGCGGTTTGAGCACATGGCCAGGTCggcagaggaggagagcaggaggcaggcagaggaggagcgGGCCAGGCGGCAGGCCCGGGAGCACCggctggctcagcagcag GAAATCCCTCCGAGAGAGAAGGAGCACACTGGGACTGGggcagcccctccagctgtgccagcagggatacccagggatgctgctggggacCAGCCCGTGTCACCAGGAGAACAG GAGGCCAAAAGGGAGGATGAAGAAGTACCACCCACTTTGCCACCAAGGCCAGCAGATCTGGATGCAGAGCTGTGCAAGGTCCCCATCCAGGGTCAGCCCACCTACAATGTAAGTTTGGATGTTGGTGGAGACTAtgaggagctgccagagccctCTGACTACTGTGACAGCACCAGTGGAGGTGCTGACTATGAGGAAGTGCCAGCCCCGTTGGGAAAGCTGGATGCCACCTATGACTTTGGAGGAGATGGAGGTGAAGACTATGAGGTGATCCTTCCTCAGGAGCCCAGACAgagccatccccacctgg GGAACACGGACAGTGctgctgaggggcagagccccgggATCTGCGCAGTGGCTCTCTATGATTACCAAGGAG ATGGTGATGATGAGATTTCTTTTGATCCTGATGACACAATCACACACATTGAGATGGTGGATGAAGGCTGGTGGCGGGGACAGTGCCATGGCAGAGTCGGCCTCTTCCCAGCAAATTATGTGAAGCTTCTGCAGTGA
- the LOC128788398 gene encoding hematopoietic lineage cell-specific protein-like isoform X2: MGCGTPGPCLVRRSAASPVRAGLTAAVRPQNDISEREQRWGAKTIEGSGRAGHIDIHQLRNKVSEEHEVIKKKELETGPKASYGYGGKFGTERDRMDKCAVGHEYVADVGKHSSQTDAAQGFGGKFGVQRDRADKSALGFEYKGEVEKHSSQKDYSKGFGGRYGVERDKVDKAAVGFDYKSQAEKHESQKDYSVGFGGKFGVQRDRQDKNALGWDHQEEVQPHASQRDYAKGFGGRYGVQKDRVDKNAAGFDEMAAPTSSYEKTRPLEAGASSGTSSLRSRFEHMARSAEEESRRQAEEERARRQAREHRLAQQQEIPPREKEHTGTGAAPPAVPAGIPRDAAGDQPVSPGEQQEAKREDEEVPPTLPPRPADLDAELCKVPIQGQPTYNVSLDVGGDYEELPEPSDYCDSTSGGADYEEVPAPLGKLDATYDFGGDGGEDYEVILPQEPRQSHPHLGNTDSAAEGQSPGICAVALYDYQGDGDDEISFDPDDTITHIEMVDEGWWRGQCHGRVGLFPANYVKLLQ; encoded by the exons atGGGGTGCGGAACCCCTGGGCCGTGCCTGGTCCGGCGGAGCGCAGCGAGCCCCGTGCGGGCCGGGCTGACGGCCGCGGTTCGTCCGCAGAACGACATCTCCGAGCGGGAGCAGCGCTGGGGAGCCAAAACCATCGAGGGCTCCGGCCGCGCCGGGCACATCGA CATCCATCAGCTGAGGAACAAGGTATCTGAGGAACATGAGGTCATCAAGAAGAAGGAGCTGGAGACTGGCCCCAAGGCATCCTATGGTTATGGGGGCAAATTTGGAACAGAGCGAGACCGAATGGATAAG TGCGCAGTAGGACACGAGTATGTTGCTGATGTTGGGAAGCACTCCTCGCAGACAGATGCAGCCCAGGGGTTTGGTGGCAAGTTTGGAGTCCAGCGGGACCGAGCCGACAAG TCAGCACTGGGCTTTGAATACAAGGGCGAGGTGGAGAAACACTCGTCCCAGAAAG ATTACTCCAAGGGCTTTGGTGGCCGTTACGGAGTGGAAAGGGATAAGGTGGACAAAGCAGCTGTGGGATTTGACTACAAGAGCCAGGCAGAAAAGCATGAATCTCAGAAAG ACTATTCTGTGGGCTTTGGTGGGAAGTTTGGGGTCCAGAGGGATCGTCAGGACAAGAATGCACTTGGCTGGGACCATCAGGAAGAAGTGCAGCCCCACGCATCCCAGAGAG ACTATGCCAAGGGGTTTGGAGGCCGTTATGGGGTCCAGAAGGATAGAGTGGATAAG AATGCTGCTGGCTTTGATGAGATGGcagctcccacctcctcctATGAGAAAACAAGACCCCTGGAGGCAG GAGCCTCCAGTGGCACCAGCAGCCTGCGGTCGCGGTTTGAGCACATGGCCAGGTCggcagaggaggagagcaggaggcaggcagaggaggagcgGGCCAGGCGGCAGGCCCGGGAGCACCggctggctcagcagcag GAAATCCCTCCGAGAGAGAAGGAGCACACTGGGACTGGggcagcccctccagctgtgccagcagggatacccagggatgctgctggggacCAGCCCGTGTCACCAGGAGAACAG CAGGAGGCCAAAAGGGAGGATGAAGAAGTACCACCCACTTTGCCACCAAGGCCAGCAGATCTGGATGCAGAGCTGTGCAAGGTCCCCATCCAGGGTCAGCCCACCTACAATGTAAGTTTGGATGTTGGTGGAGACTAtgaggagctgccagagccctCTGACTACTGTGACAGCACCAGTGGAGGTGCTGACTATGAGGAAGTGCCAGCCCCGTTGGGAAAGCTGGATGCCACCTATGACTTTGGAGGAGATGGAGGTGAAGACTATGAGGTGATCCTTCCTCAGGAGCCCAGACAgagccatccccacctgg GGAACACGGACAGTGctgctgaggggcagagccccgggATCTGCGCAGTGGCTCTCTATGATTACCAAGGAG ATGGTGATGATGAGATTTCTTTTGATCCTGATGACACAATCACACACATTGAGATGGTGGATGAAGGCTGGTGGCGGGGACAGTGCCATGGCAGAGTCGGCCTCTTCCCAGCAAATTATGTGAAGCTTCTGCAGTGA
- the LOC128788398 gene encoding src substrate cortactin-like isoform X4, producing the protein MDMKAKPYKASKLLQNSADNSTSCTRIETQDILNILHPREDEKAWSVAVSDYSKGFGGRYGVERDKVDKAAVGFDYKSQAEKHESQKDYSVGFGGKFGVQRDRQDKNALGWDHQEEVQPHASQRDYAKGFGGRYGVQKDRVDKNAAGFDEMAAPTSSYEKTRPLEAGASSGTSSLRSRFEHMARSAEEESRRQAEEERARRQAREHRLAQQQEIPPREKEHTGTGAAPPAVPAGIPRDAAGDQPVSPGEQQEAKREDEEVPPTLPPRPADLDAELCKVPIQGQPTYNVSLDVGGDYEELPEPSDYCDSTSGGADYEEVPAPLGKLDATYDFGGDGGEDYEVILPQEPRQSHPHLGNTDSAAEGQSPGICAVALYDYQGDGDDEISFDPDDTITHIEMVDEGWWRGQCHGRVGLFPANYVKLLQ; encoded by the exons ATGGATATGAAAGCAAAACCCTACAAAGCATCCAAACTTCTGCAGAATTCTGCAGATAATTCAACAAGCTGTACAAGAATTGAAACTcaggatattttaaatattctccACCCAAGAGAAGATGAGAAGGCATGGTCTGTTGCTGTTTCAG ATTACTCCAAGGGCTTTGGTGGCCGTTACGGAGTGGAAAGGGATAAGGTGGACAAAGCAGCTGTGGGATTTGACTACAAGAGCCAGGCAGAAAAGCATGAATCTCAGAAAG ACTATTCTGTGGGCTTTGGTGGGAAGTTTGGGGTCCAGAGGGATCGTCAGGACAAGAATGCACTTGGCTGGGACCATCAGGAAGAAGTGCAGCCCCACGCATCCCAGAGAG ACTATGCCAAGGGGTTTGGAGGCCGTTATGGGGTCCAGAAGGATAGAGTGGATAAG AATGCTGCTGGCTTTGATGAGATGGcagctcccacctcctcctATGAGAAAACAAGACCCCTGGAGGCAG GAGCCTCCAGTGGCACCAGCAGCCTGCGGTCGCGGTTTGAGCACATGGCCAGGTCggcagaggaggagagcaggaggcaggcagaggaggagcgGGCCAGGCGGCAGGCCCGGGAGCACCggctggctcagcagcag GAAATCCCTCCGAGAGAGAAGGAGCACACTGGGACTGGggcagcccctccagctgtgccagcagggatacccagggatgctgctggggacCAGCCCGTGTCACCAGGAGAACAG CAGGAGGCCAAAAGGGAGGATGAAGAAGTACCACCCACTTTGCCACCAAGGCCAGCAGATCTGGATGCAGAGCTGTGCAAGGTCCCCATCCAGGGTCAGCCCACCTACAATGTAAGTTTGGATGTTGGTGGAGACTAtgaggagctgccagagccctCTGACTACTGTGACAGCACCAGTGGAGGTGCTGACTATGAGGAAGTGCCAGCCCCGTTGGGAAAGCTGGATGCCACCTATGACTTTGGAGGAGATGGAGGTGAAGACTATGAGGTGATCCTTCCTCAGGAGCCCAGACAgagccatccccacctgg GGAACACGGACAGTGctgctgaggggcagagccccgggATCTGCGCAGTGGCTCTCTATGATTACCAAGGAG ATGGTGATGATGAGATTTCTTTTGATCCTGATGACACAATCACACACATTGAGATGGTGGATGAAGGCTGGTGGCGGGGACAGTGCCATGGCAGAGTCGGCCTCTTCCCAGCAAATTATGTGAAGCTTCTGCAGTGA